The following proteins are co-located in the Verrucomicrobiota bacterium genome:
- the mnmA gene encoding tRNA 2-thiouridine(34) synthase MnmA produces the protein MRPDPKDTIRVLVALSGGVDSSVAAALLLENGFSVEGAYIRTWHDENELGECPAAQDIEDARAAADHLGIPFRIVNLVHDYRERVVSYLVEGYRRGVTPNPDVMCNREMKFGVFRDVARNQGFAHVATGHYCRSMKAGTRTQIFEGKDKNKDQSYFLAMTRAEDLADVYFPVGNLKKSEVREKAKELGLPNAGKKDSQGICFLGKVKIDEFLANFIPDNPGPIVDTEGALKGEHKGLHRFTIGQRKGIGVPSNTDNRAFVVVAKDLEKNQLVVGFDEPNTPLLYQTGAVIKNLNWIGEPVEDGEELTAKPRYRDPAQKIKILSTANDSVEVQFADAQRALALGQILAFYRGDQLIGGGTYEAVSHQSDQ, from the coding sequence CTGAGACCCGACCCAAAAGACACTATTCGCGTCCTCGTTGCCCTTTCCGGCGGCGTCGACAGCTCGGTTGCGGCTGCACTACTTTTGGAAAACGGCTTTTCTGTCGAAGGTGCCTATATCCGTACTTGGCACGATGAGAATGAGCTCGGCGAGTGCCCTGCAGCTCAGGATATCGAAGATGCAAGGGCTGCGGCTGATCACCTTGGAATTCCGTTCCGGATCGTCAACTTGGTCCATGATTACAGGGAGAGAGTCGTCAGCTACCTCGTCGAAGGCTATCGCCGTGGCGTGACACCGAATCCCGACGTGATGTGCAATCGGGAAATGAAGTTCGGAGTCTTTCGTGACGTTGCCCGAAACCAAGGTTTCGCACACGTTGCAACCGGGCATTATTGTCGGTCTATGAAAGCGGGAACCAGAACCCAAATCTTTGAAGGGAAAGATAAGAATAAGGACCAGTCCTACTTTCTCGCGATGACCCGGGCGGAAGACCTAGCCGACGTTTACTTTCCTGTCGGAAACCTCAAGAAATCCGAAGTCCGTGAGAAGGCCAAAGAGCTTGGGCTTCCCAACGCAGGCAAGAAAGACAGCCAGGGCATCTGTTTTCTGGGAAAAGTGAAGATCGATGAGTTTTTGGCGAATTTTATACCTGACAATCCTGGACCGATCGTTGACACCGAAGGCGCCCTCAAAGGTGAACACAAGGGCCTGCATCGATTCACGATCGGGCAAAGAAAAGGGATTGGAGTTCCATCGAACACGGACAACCGCGCCTTCGTCGTCGTCGCAAAAGATCTGGAGAAGAACCAGCTCGTTGTTGGATTCGACGAACCGAACACTCCCCTCCTCTACCAAACCGGAGCCGTGATCAAAAATCTGAACTGGATCGGAGAACCGGTTGAGGATGGCGAGGAACTCACTGCGAAACCACGATACCGGGATCCAGCACAGAAGATCAAAATTCTCTCTACGGCCAATGACTCTGTAGAAGTTCAGTTTGCCGATGCCCAGCGCGCACTAGCCCTCGGACAGATCCTCGCCTTTTACCGAGGAGACCAACTCATTGGCGGAGGCACCTACGAAGCCGTTAGCCATCAATCCGATCAATGA
- the lgt gene encoding prolipoprotein diacylglyceryl transferase, which yields MTFPHSVAQWVHDLSPFLIEFPEGFPIQGIRYYGLAYLLGFIGGIGLLIYYRRKIRSPLKKGEELDLLTYLLVGVVLGGRLGYVLLYDWAEFVQDPLILFAVWQGGMASHGGMIGVIFALLVFAKRRNVQFLSLTDLCATVAPIGLGLGRLANFINGELWGRVTTVQWAVIFPDSPPDPITGLPEPRHPSQLYQALGEGLILFAWLQWRFWKNPNLSPGRISAEFLIGYSAIRLLTEFVREPDAPLIIGLSRGQFYSIPLLLGGAFLLWWTKRGDSK from the coding sequence ATGACTTTTCCACACTCAGTCGCCCAGTGGGTCCACGATCTAAGTCCCTTCCTCATCGAGTTTCCGGAGGGATTTCCGATCCAGGGCATTCGCTATTACGGGCTGGCCTACCTTCTCGGTTTCATCGGTGGGATTGGGCTACTCATTTACTACCGCCGCAAGATCAGATCCCCGCTGAAGAAGGGAGAAGAGCTCGACCTGCTCACCTACCTTCTCGTCGGAGTCGTCCTGGGTGGCCGCCTCGGCTACGTCCTGCTCTATGACTGGGCTGAGTTCGTCCAGGATCCCCTGATTCTTTTCGCGGTCTGGCAAGGGGGGATGGCCAGCCATGGGGGAATGATCGGCGTCATCTTCGCCCTTCTTGTATTCGCAAAACGCCGCAACGTTCAGTTCCTATCGCTCACCGACCTGTGCGCCACCGTGGCCCCAATCGGTCTGGGTCTCGGGAGACTCGCCAACTTCATCAACGGCGAACTCTGGGGTCGGGTGACGACAGTCCAATGGGCCGTGATCTTTCCCGACAGCCCTCCGGATCCCATCACAGGCCTCCCCGAACCCCGACACCCCTCACAACTCTATCAAGCCCTCGGCGAAGGCCTCATCCTCTTCGCCTGGCTCCAGTGGCGTTTCTGGAAAAACCCAAACCTCTCTCCGGGAAGAATCAGTGCAGAATTCCTCATCGGCTACAGCGCCATTCGCCTCCTCACCGAATTCGTCCGCGAACCCGACGCTCCTCTCATCATCGGCCTAAGCAGAGGGCAGTTTTATTCCATTCCTCTTTTGTTGGGCGGAGCTTTCCTTCTGTGGTGGACGAAGCGAGGTGACTCGAAATGA